Proteins co-encoded in one Ooceraea biroi isolate clonal line C1 chromosome 9, Obir_v5.4, whole genome shotgun sequence genomic window:
- the LOC105281599 gene encoding uncharacterized protein LOC105281599 isoform X1, producing MYGAFILLSILAIRINGFTLDDVQCNYVFKQKCHADINNYNIVQYNSSVINYCTTEDVPNEIDFTIIEDENDGYLKVEFTPPKRECRYGVALLVNPSIKDERECREYKFEKANNINSTVHTTEKTLCVLTNNQLIRYNDNSTVSLCKDNIEQWYQYIFTGCYALRFHVGRQNYLIRGHTLLNTIYCPKQVMEPQFICKYNTHSYPDERHELTNFTLNTSLPSDTGLLLKVALISEHNRSLENPCVWKSDDEKSPIYTRTVNLVKKKDRNCTVKWVQTARGEHVKTVQCNFQVQTVQGADYCFVFRVIDDRCHMNTFWTPPNINGMMPCTWIKRCARAFENATRVENTNTISSDRLLSANSYLLLPIIAVVLLVSTIVGTLCFLHYLRIRKEEMNLYVNPQHDDFMNPACLKPADFIVGNNGSEKRIYHDNFTCDDIILLYTKTSTSFAALMKDFRETLAKICSCYVHDWHDGAEWNDVAKVGAVLWFTELLNCGCRVVWIDTPATRSVVTSNPRENDSDLKKLNKYYEIGDFRDVALPVVLDLAKRNTKDAVRQYRRHFIVRFEGLESTANMHDPFLDLSPHARYRMPQHLAQLCSDISLIKPMVSRCQMKAEEDLLQQRLKLMKMVESMM from the exons ATGTACGGTGCCTTTATTCTCCTGAGCATCCTGGCTATACGGATAAATGGATTTACTTTGGATGACGTGCAGTGCAAT TatgtttttaaacaaaaatgccatgcagatataaataattataatatagtgCAATACAATTCttcagttataaattattgtaccACCGAGGATGTTCCTAATGAAATCGACTTTACCATAATAGAAGATGAAAATGATGGAT ATTTGAAAGTCGAATTCACTCCTCCTAAAAGAGAATGCAGATATGGGGTAGCATTATTGGTCAATCCTTCTATTAAGGATGAAAGAGAATGCAGAGAGTACAAGTTTGAAAAagctaataatattaattcgaCAGTACATACTACAGAGAAGACTCTGTGTGTTCTTACAAATAATCAACTTATAAGATACAATGATAATTCAACAGTATCTTTATGTAag GATAATATTGAACAATGGTACCAATATATCTTTACTGGATGCTATGCACTTCGATTTCACGTTGGTAGGCAGAACTACCTAATAAGAGGCCATACACTTTTAAATACCATTTATTGTCCTAAGCAAGTTATGGAACCACAATTTATCTGTAAATATAACACACATTCATATCCTGATGAAAG ACATGAACTAACAAACTTTACATTAAATACTTCGCTTCCATCAGATACAGGATTATTGCTTAAAGTAGCATTAATATCAGAACATAATAGGAGCTTGGAAAATCCTTGTGTCTGGAAAAGTGACGATGAAAAATCACCAATATACACACGGACAGTTAATCTg GTGAAGAAAAAGGATCGTAATTGCACTGTAAAATGg GTGCAGACAGCACGCGGAGAACATGTAAAGACTGTGCAATGTAATTTTCAAGTACAAACTGTGCAAGGTGCGGATTATTGTTTCGTGTTCCGCGTGATCGACGATCGATGTCACATGAATACGTTCTGGACGCCACCCAATATAAATGGGATGATGCCATGTACATGGATAAAGC GTTGTGCGAGAGCCTTCGAAAATGCGACACGTGTCGAGAACACTAACACGATAAGTTCAGACAGATTGTTGAGCGCGAACTCGTACCTGTTGTTGCCGATCATTGCCGTCGTCTTACTCGTGTCGACGATAGTCGGGACACTGTGCTTCCTGCACTACTTACGCATCCGTAAAGAAGAGATGAACCTGTATGTGAATCCGCAGCATGACGACTTCATGAATCCTGCTTGTCTCAAGCCCGCCGATTTCATCGTCGGCAACAACGGCAGCGAGAAGAGGATCTATCACGATAATTTCACGTGCGACGATATCATCCTTCTGTACACGAAAACTTCAACGTCTTTCGCGGCACTGATGAAAGATTTTCGCGAGACGCTTGCCAAGATTTGTTCCTGCTAC GTACACGACTGGCACGACGGAGCTGAATGGAACGACGTGGCCAAAGTTGGCGCCGTTTTATGGTTCACCGAATTGCTAAACTGCGGATGCCGCGTCGTTTGGATAGACACACCAGCCACGAGATCCGTCGTTACGTCAAACCCGAGGGAGAACGACTCGGATTTAAAGaagcttaataaatattacgaaattgGGGATTTTCGCGATGTGGCGCTCCCCGTTGTACTAGACTTGGCGAAACGTAACACGAAGGATGCTGTACGCCAATATCGCAGACATTTCATTGTAAG GTTTGAAGGATTGGAGAGCACGGCGAATATGCACGATCCATTCCTAGATCTCTCCCCTCATGCGCGATATCGCATGCCGCAGCACCTTGCGCAACTGTGCTCGGACAT atcGCTGATAAAACCGATGGTTTCAAGATGCCAGATGAAGGCGGAGGAAGACCTGTTGCAGCAGCGTTTAAAATTGATGAAGATGGTGGAATCGATGATGTGA
- the LOC105281599 gene encoding uncharacterized protein LOC105281599 isoform X2, producing MYGAFILLSILAIRINGFTLDDVQCNYVFKQKCHADINNYNIVQYNSSVINYCTTEDVPNEIDFTIIEDENDGYLKVEFTPPKRECRYGVALLVNPSIKDERECREYKFEKANNINSTVHTTEKTLCVLTNNQLIRYNDNSTVSLCKDNIEQWYQYIFTGCYALRFHVGRQNYLIRGHTLLNTIYCPKQVMEPQFICKYNTHSYPDERHELTNFTLNTSLPSDTGLLLKVALISEHNRSLENPCVWKSDDEKSPIYTRTVNLVKKKDRNCTVKWVQTARGEHVKTVQCNFQVQTVQGADYCFVFRVIDDRCHMNTFWTPPNINGMMPCTWIKRCARAFENATRVENTNTISSDRLLSANSYLLLPIIAVVLLVSTIVGTLCFLHYLRIRKEEMNLYVNPQHDDFMNPACLKPADFIVGNNGSEKRIYHDNFTCDDIILLYTKTSTSFAALMKDFRETLAKICSCYVHDWHDGAEWNDVAKVGAVLWFTELLNCGCRVVWIDTPATRSVVTSNPRENDSDLKKLNKYYEIGDFRDVALPVVLDLAKRNTKDAVRQYRRHFIV from the exons ATGTACGGTGCCTTTATTCTCCTGAGCATCCTGGCTATACGGATAAATGGATTTACTTTGGATGACGTGCAGTGCAAT TatgtttttaaacaaaaatgccatgcagatataaataattataatatagtgCAATACAATTCttcagttataaattattgtaccACCGAGGATGTTCCTAATGAAATCGACTTTACCATAATAGAAGATGAAAATGATGGAT ATTTGAAAGTCGAATTCACTCCTCCTAAAAGAGAATGCAGATATGGGGTAGCATTATTGGTCAATCCTTCTATTAAGGATGAAAGAGAATGCAGAGAGTACAAGTTTGAAAAagctaataatattaattcgaCAGTACATACTACAGAGAAGACTCTGTGTGTTCTTACAAATAATCAACTTATAAGATACAATGATAATTCAACAGTATCTTTATGTAag GATAATATTGAACAATGGTACCAATATATCTTTACTGGATGCTATGCACTTCGATTTCACGTTGGTAGGCAGAACTACCTAATAAGAGGCCATACACTTTTAAATACCATTTATTGTCCTAAGCAAGTTATGGAACCACAATTTATCTGTAAATATAACACACATTCATATCCTGATGAAAG ACATGAACTAACAAACTTTACATTAAATACTTCGCTTCCATCAGATACAGGATTATTGCTTAAAGTAGCATTAATATCAGAACATAATAGGAGCTTGGAAAATCCTTGTGTCTGGAAAAGTGACGATGAAAAATCACCAATATACACACGGACAGTTAATCTg GTGAAGAAAAAGGATCGTAATTGCACTGTAAAATGg GTGCAGACAGCACGCGGAGAACATGTAAAGACTGTGCAATGTAATTTTCAAGTACAAACTGTGCAAGGTGCGGATTATTGTTTCGTGTTCCGCGTGATCGACGATCGATGTCACATGAATACGTTCTGGACGCCACCCAATATAAATGGGATGATGCCATGTACATGGATAAAGC GTTGTGCGAGAGCCTTCGAAAATGCGACACGTGTCGAGAACACTAACACGATAAGTTCAGACAGATTGTTGAGCGCGAACTCGTACCTGTTGTTGCCGATCATTGCCGTCGTCTTACTCGTGTCGACGATAGTCGGGACACTGTGCTTCCTGCACTACTTACGCATCCGTAAAGAAGAGATGAACCTGTATGTGAATCCGCAGCATGACGACTTCATGAATCCTGCTTGTCTCAAGCCCGCCGATTTCATCGTCGGCAACAACGGCAGCGAGAAGAGGATCTATCACGATAATTTCACGTGCGACGATATCATCCTTCTGTACACGAAAACTTCAACGTCTTTCGCGGCACTGATGAAAGATTTTCGCGAGACGCTTGCCAAGATTTGTTCCTGCTAC GTACACGACTGGCACGACGGAGCTGAATGGAACGACGTGGCCAAAGTTGGCGCCGTTTTATGGTTCACCGAATTGCTAAACTGCGGATGCCGCGTCGTTTGGATAGACACACCAGCCACGAGATCCGTCGTTACGTCAAACCCGAGGGAGAACGACTCGGATTTAAAGaagcttaataaatattacgaaattgGGGATTTTCGCGATGTGGCGCTCCCCGTTGTACTAGACTTGGCGAAACGTAACACGAAGGATGCTGTACGCCAATATCGCAGACATTTCATT GTTTGA
- the LOC105281590 gene encoding tyrosine-protein kinase Btk29A isoform X2 codes for MLVISALKQVATAATNAVHSATGNVTGHAHSNSGTPSTPIMPGGTPGTPSSKAKEKVMLRAKIVVALYSFRAIEGGDLSLEKGAEYEVLDDSQEHWWKVKDENGSIGYIPSNYVKEKELLGLQKYEWYVGDMSRQRAESLLKQEDKEGCFVVRNSSTKGLYTLSLYTKVPHPHVKHYHIKQNTRGEFYLSEKHCCGSIPDLVNYHRHNSGGLASRLKTSPCDRPVPPTAGLSHDKWEIDPAELHLLEELGSGQFGVVRKGKWRGSIDVAVKMMKEGTMSEDDFIEEAKVMTKLQHQNLVQLYGVCSKDRPIYIVTEYMRHGSLLNYLRRHETSLGANVGLLLDMCIQVCKGMAYLERHNYIHRDLAARNCLVGSENIIKVADFGLARYVLDDQYTSSGGTKFPIKWAPPEVLNYTRFSSKSDVWAYGVLMWEVFTCGKMPYGRLKNTEVVERVQRGIILERPKACFKEVYEVMRKCWAHCPEVRPSFRVLKDQLMSVSQGLVND; via the exons GAACGCCCTCGACTCCGATAATGCCAGGCGGTACACCTGGTACACCATCCTCTAAAGCAAAG gAAAAGGTAATGCTGCGGGCAAAGATCGTAGTAGCACTATATTCTTTTCGAGCCATCGAAGGTGGCGATTTATCGCTGGAAAAg GGTGCAGAATATGAAGTCTTGGATGACTCTCAAGAGCATTGGTGGAAAGTTAAGGACGAAAATGG ATCAATCGGCTACATCCCTAGCAACTATGTGAAAGAGAAGGAATTACTGGGACTTCAAAAATACGA ATGGTACGTAGGTGATATGTCAAGACAACGCGCCGAATCGTTGTTAAAGCAGGAAGATAAGGAGGGTTGTTTCGTTGTTCGTAATTCTTCGACCAAAGGGCTCTACACACTCTCCCTTTACACGAAAGt GCCACATCCACACGTGAAACATTACCACATCAAGCAGAACACTCGCGGCGAATTTTATTTGTCAGAGAAACACTGCTGCGGCTCCATTCCAGATCTGGTTAATTACCATAGACACAACAGTGGTGGTCTGGCCAGCCGATTGAAGACCAGCCCCTGCGACCGTCCTGTTCCACCAACTGCCGGCCTCAGTCACG ACAAGTGGGAGATTGACCCGGCAGAATTGCATTTACTAGAAGAACTCGGGTCCGGCCAATTTGGAGTCGTGCGGAAAGGGAAGTGGCGCGGCTCCATCGACGTCGCCGTGAAGATGATGAAGGAGGGAACCATGTCCGAGGACGATTTTATAGAAGAAGCTAAAGTAATGAC GAAACTACAACATCAAAACTTAGTTCAACTGTATGGCGTCTGCAGTAAAGATAGACCGATATACATTGTCACCGAATACATGCGACATGGATCTCTCCTCAACTACCTCCGCCGGCACGAAACCTCATTAGGCGCAAATGTTGGCCTCTTGTTAGACATGTGTATACAG GTTTGCAAAGGAATGGCGTATTTAGAGAGGCATAACTACATACACCGAGATCTTGCTGCACGTAACTGCTTAGTGGGATCggaaaacataataaaagtcGCAGACTTTGGCTTAGCTAG GTACGTTCTCGATGACCAGTACACCAGCAGTGGAGGCACCAAATTTCCCATTAAGTGGGCGCCGCCGGAAGTGCTGAACTACACGCGTTTCAGTTCGAAATCAGACGTGTGGGCGTACGGAGTACTTATGTGGGAGGTGTTCACATGTGGCAAGATGCCTTACGGCCGCCTGAAGAATACCGAAGTTGTCGAGCGGGTACAACGGGGGATCATACTGGAGCGACCCAAAGCTTGCTTTAAGGAGGTGTACGAG GTGATGCGTAAATGCTGGGCGCACTGTCCGGAGGTACGGCCATCTTTCCGCGTCTTGAAAGATCAGTTGATGAGCGTCTCCCAAGGACTGGTCAACGATTGA
- the LOC105281590 gene encoding tyrosine-protein kinase Btk29A isoform X3 codes for MRRGMPLSGTPSTPIMPGGTPGTPSSKAKEKVMLRAKIVVALYSFRAIEGGDLSLEKGAEYEVLDDSQEHWWKVKDENGSIGYIPSNYVKEKELLGLQKYEWYVGDMSRQRAESLLKQEDKEGCFVVRNSSTKGLYTLSLYTKVPHPHVKHYHIKQNTRGEFYLSEKHCCGSIPDLVNYHRHNSGGLASRLKTSPCDRPVPPTAGLSHDKWEIDPAELHLLEELGSGQFGVVRKGKWRGSIDVAVKMMKEGTMSEDDFIEEAKVMTKLQHQNLVQLYGVCSKDRPIYIVTEYMRHGSLLNYLRRHETSLGANVGLLLDMCIQVCKGMAYLERHNYIHRDLAARNCLVGSENIIKVADFGLARYVLDDQYTSSGGTKFPIKWAPPEVLNYTRFSSKSDVWAYGVLMWEVFTCGKMPYGRLKNTEVVERVQRGIILERPKACFKEVYEVMRKCWAHCPEVRPSFRVLKDQLMSVSQGLVND; via the exons ATGCGAAGAGGAATGCCGTTATCGG GAACGCCCTCGACTCCGATAATGCCAGGCGGTACACCTGGTACACCATCCTCTAAAGCAAAG gAAAAGGTAATGCTGCGGGCAAAGATCGTAGTAGCACTATATTCTTTTCGAGCCATCGAAGGTGGCGATTTATCGCTGGAAAAg GGTGCAGAATATGAAGTCTTGGATGACTCTCAAGAGCATTGGTGGAAAGTTAAGGACGAAAATGG ATCAATCGGCTACATCCCTAGCAACTATGTGAAAGAGAAGGAATTACTGGGACTTCAAAAATACGA ATGGTACGTAGGTGATATGTCAAGACAACGCGCCGAATCGTTGTTAAAGCAGGAAGATAAGGAGGGTTGTTTCGTTGTTCGTAATTCTTCGACCAAAGGGCTCTACACACTCTCCCTTTACACGAAAGt GCCACATCCACACGTGAAACATTACCACATCAAGCAGAACACTCGCGGCGAATTTTATTTGTCAGAGAAACACTGCTGCGGCTCCATTCCAGATCTGGTTAATTACCATAGACACAACAGTGGTGGTCTGGCCAGCCGATTGAAGACCAGCCCCTGCGACCGTCCTGTTCCACCAACTGCCGGCCTCAGTCACG ACAAGTGGGAGATTGACCCGGCAGAATTGCATTTACTAGAAGAACTCGGGTCCGGCCAATTTGGAGTCGTGCGGAAAGGGAAGTGGCGCGGCTCCATCGACGTCGCCGTGAAGATGATGAAGGAGGGAACCATGTCCGAGGACGATTTTATAGAAGAAGCTAAAGTAATGAC GAAACTACAACATCAAAACTTAGTTCAACTGTATGGCGTCTGCAGTAAAGATAGACCGATATACATTGTCACCGAATACATGCGACATGGATCTCTCCTCAACTACCTCCGCCGGCACGAAACCTCATTAGGCGCAAATGTTGGCCTCTTGTTAGACATGTGTATACAG GTTTGCAAAGGAATGGCGTATTTAGAGAGGCATAACTACATACACCGAGATCTTGCTGCACGTAACTGCTTAGTGGGATCggaaaacataataaaagtcGCAGACTTTGGCTTAGCTAG GTACGTTCTCGATGACCAGTACACCAGCAGTGGAGGCACCAAATTTCCCATTAAGTGGGCGCCGCCGGAAGTGCTGAACTACACGCGTTTCAGTTCGAAATCAGACGTGTGGGCGTACGGAGTACTTATGTGGGAGGTGTTCACATGTGGCAAGATGCCTTACGGCCGCCTGAAGAATACCGAAGTTGTCGAGCGGGTACAACGGGGGATCATACTGGAGCGACCCAAAGCTTGCTTTAAGGAGGTGTACGAG GTGATGCGTAAATGCTGGGCGCACTGTCCGGAGGTACGGCCATCTTTCCGCGTCTTGAAAGATCAGTTGATGAGCGTCTCCCAAGGACTGGTCAACGATTGA